From a region of the Triticum aestivum cultivar Chinese Spring chromosome 7D, IWGSC CS RefSeq v2.1, whole genome shotgun sequence genome:
- the LOC123169977 gene encoding uncharacterized protein: MAGKELSEEQIASMREAFSLFDTDGDGRIAPSELGVLMRSLGGNPTQAQLRDITAQEKLTAPFDFKRFLELMRAHLRPEPFDRPLRDAFRVLDKDASGTVSVADLRHVLTSIGEKLEPHEFDEWIREVDVAADGTIRYDDFIRRIVAKQPPPPSPELNPSPDAMGRMHSRGKGISSSALPYKRTPPSWVKTAVADVDELITKAAKKGQMPSQIGVLLRDQHGIPLVKSVTGSKILRILKAHGLAPEIPEDLYFLIKKAVAIRKHLERNRKDKDSKFRLILVESRIHRLARYYKRTKKLPPTWKYESTTASTLVA; the protein is encoded by the exons atggccggcaagGAGCTGAGCGAGGAGCAGATTGCGTCGATGCGGGAGGCCTTCTCCCTCTTCGACACTGACGGCGACGGCCGCATCGCCCCCTCGGAGCTCGGCGTCCTCATGCGCTCCCTGGGTGGGAACCCGACGCAGGCGCAGCTCCGCGACATCACCGCCCAGGAGAAGCTCACGGCGCCCTTCGACTTCAAGCGATTCCTCGAACTCATGCGCGCCCACCTCCGCCCGGAGCCCTTCGACCGCCCGCTCCGCGACGCCTTCCGCGTCCTCGACAAGGACGCGTCGGGCACCGTCTCCGTCGCGGACCTCCGCCACGTCCTCACCTCCATCGGCGAGAAGCTCGAGCCCCATGAGTTCGACGAGTGGATCCGCGAGGTCGACGTCGCCGCGGACGGCACCATCCGCTACGACGACTTCATCCGCCGCATCGTCGCCAA gcaaccgccgccgccgtcgccggagctaaACCCCTCGCCTGACGCCATGGGGCGTATGCACAGCCGCGG GAAGGGTATCTCGTCGTCGGCGCTGCCGTACAAGAGGACTCCCCCGAGCTGGGTCAAGACCGCCGTCGCTgat GTCGACGAGTTGATCACGAAGGCTGCGAAGAAGGGTCAGATGCCCTCGCAGATCGGTGTTCTGCTCCGTGACCAGCACGGTATCCCCCTCGTCAAGAGCGTTACCGGAAGCAAGATCCTCCGCATCCTCAAGGCTCATG GCCTGGCGCCGGAAATCCCAGAGGATCTGTACTTTTTGATTAAGAAGGCTGTGGCCATTAGGAAGCATCTTGAGAGGAACAGGAAGGACAAGGACTCCAAATTCAGGCTCATTCTTGTTGAGAGCAGGATCCACCGTCTTGCCCGTTACTACAAGCGCACCAAGAAGCTCCCGCCCACCTGGAAGTA CGAGTCTACCACTGCCAGCACTCTGGTGGCTTAG